In Rhododendron vialii isolate Sample 1 chromosome 9a, ASM3025357v1, the following are encoded in one genomic region:
- the LOC131301655 gene encoding uncharacterized protein LOC131301655 — protein MHLWPSMRIRDSFKHAYLEKLEWNIHRMNVKKKQQQNRSQSPTTSQDKLLDDTDNKPQGDDDGVVSDSKNRAGGALVLCRELLMILSCCYCCFCCGACEEEN, from the exons atgcaTCTATGGCCATCGATGAGGATCAGGGACTCGTTTAAGCACGCGTACCTCGAGAAGCTGGAGTGGAACATCCACAGGATGAACGTCAAGAAGAAACAACAGCAGAATCGATCTCAATCTCCCACCACTAGTCAGGACAAACTCTTGGACGATACCGACAATAAACCGCAAGGAGACGATGACGGTGTCGTTTCGGATTCGAAGAATCGTGCCGGTGGGGCCCTGGTCTTGTGCCGAGAGCTGCTCATGATCCTCTCTTGCTGTTACTGTTGTTTCTGCTGTGGAG CTTGTGAAGAAGAAAACTGA
- the LOC131300731 gene encoding caffeoylshikimate esterase-like: protein MAHPISEANDTSPFGSLSPSEFHARHSVTHSSEYITNSRGMKLFTQSWAPLPPAETTATVAVVHGFTGQTSWMLNLTAILFAKSGFATCAIDHQGHGLSDGLSNHIPDIGPVVDDCVSFFDSFRARYPPSLPSFLYGESLGGAIVLLIALRRGRAYEGLVLNGAMCGISDKFKPPWPLEHFLSAIAAVVPTWQVVPTRGSIPDVSFKVEWKRRLAMVTPRRNNSWPRAATARELVRVCREVQSKFAKVDMPFLIIHGGGDVICDPACAEELYEKAASKDKTIRIYPGMWHQLIGEPDESVDLVFGEVVEWLRTRAERAAERGDGKAEG, encoded by the exons ATGGCGCACCCAATATCGGAGGCCAACGATACCAGCCCCTTCGGCTCACTGAGTCCATCCGAGTTCCACGCCCGCCACTCGGTGACTCACTCCTCCGAGTACATCACCAACTCCAGGGGCATGAAGCTCTTCACCCAGTCCTGGGCCCCGCTCCCCCCGGCCGAGACCACCGCCACCGTCGCCGTCGTCCACGGCTTCACCGGCCAGACCAGCTGGATGCTCAACCTCACCGCCATCCTCTTCGCCAAGTCGGGTTTCGCCACGTGCGCCATCGACCACCAGGGCCACGGCCTCTCCGACGGCCTCTCCAACCACATCCCCGACATCGGCCCCGTCGTCGACGACTGCGTCTCCTTCTTCGACTCCTTCCGCGCCCGCTACCCGCCGTCGCTTCCCTCGTTCCTCTACGGGGAGTCGCTCGGCGGTGCGATCGTTTTGCTGATCGCGCTCCGTCGCGGCCGGGCTTACGAGGGGCTCGTGCTTAACGGCGCGATGTGTGGGATCAGCGACAAGTTCAAGCCGCCGTGGCCGTTGGAGCACTTCTTGTCGGCTATTGCGGCGGTGGTGCCGACGTGGCAG GTGGTCCCCACACGCGGGTCAATTCCTGACGTGTCGTTCAAGGTGGAGTGGAAGCGGAGGCTGGCCATGGTCACGCCGCGGCGAAACAACTCGTGGCCGCGAGCCGCCACGGCGCGCGAGCTCGTCAGGGTGTGCAGAGAGGTGCAATCGAAATTCGCCAAAGTGGACATGCCCTTTCTGATCATTCACGGCGGCGGCGACGTCATCTGTGACCCGGCGTGCGCGGAGGAGTTGTACGAGAAAGCGGCAAGCAAGGATAAGACTATCCGTATTTACCCAGGGATGTGGCACCAATTGATCGGTGAGCCGGATGAgagtgttgatttggtgtttggaGAGGTGGTTGAGTGGCTGAGGACTAGGGCTGAACGCGCCGCCGAAAGAGGCGACGGGAAGGCCGAAGGATGA